The Candidatus Methylomirabilis sp. sequence ACCGTAAAGCCTGGCGATGTGGTCCTGGACCTGGGCTCGGGAACGGGAATCCTGGGGCTGTTTGCGTGCCGGGCCGGCGCTACACGGGTCTATTCGATCGAGGAAGGCGGAATGGTCGAGTTGGCCAGGGCAATCTGTCGGGCTAACGGTTTTCACGACCGGGTGACGTTCATCAAGGGCCTCTCGACGCGAGTAGAGCTCCCAGAACGGGTCGATGTGGTCGTGGCGGATCAAATCGGGCGGTTCGGCTTTGAGGCTGGTTTACCGGAATATTTTGATGATGCGCGGCGCCGCTTCCTGAAACCCGATGGGCGGCTGCTCCCCTCTTGTGTGGAGATGTGGGTCGCGCCGGTCGAGTGCCCGGAGATGTTTGCCCAGGTGGAGTTCTGGAATGACTCCCCCGCCGGGTTTGATTTTCGGCCGGCCCGGTCGTGGGCCGCAAACACAGGCTATCCGGTGAAGTTGCGTGCGGACCATCTCTTGAGCGATCCGGTTTCAGCCGCCTTGCTGGACCTCTCGATCACCATCCCGACACCATTGACTCTGGAAGCCTCCGTCCTGGCGACAAGAGCTGGTAATCTGCACGGGATCGGGGGGTGGTTTTCGGCACGGCTGTCGAACAGTGTCACCATGTCCAATTCTCCGCTGGCAACGCATTCCATTAATAGGAGGAATGTCTTCTTTCCGGTTGACCGGCCGGTGGGCCTGGAGAAGGGCGACCGTGTTCGGATCAAGATGCAGATTCTGCCGTCCGAACTGGTGATCACATGGGAGGTAGAGGTGTGGGGAATGGCTGACGCCAGGAAGGCCCGGTTCACGCATTCTACGTTCCACGGTATGCTCATTTGCAAGGAGGATCTCGAACGGACTCAGCCTCACTTTATCCCGAAGCTCTCGCCGTGGGGAGACGCTCGTCGTTCTATCTTGAATCTGTGCGATAGTCAGCGAACCCTTGCGGAGATCGAGCAGGAGATCTACAGTCATTATCCCGAACTCTTTCGCTCACTGGGCGAGGCTGCGGCCTTTGTGGCCGAAGTCATCACGAGGTATTCGCTCTGACCATGCGGGGTAATCGAAACGGAGATGAGCGGCGATCGCTCCACGCCTATCGGCTATATGGTGTCTGCGTCAGAAGCCAATGGCGGCTTCCGTATCCTGACTGCACAGAAACCAATCATTCAGCCATTGAACTCGTCGAGGAGCCACCTACGTTCTTTGAGGGAGCGGCGCAGGAAGCCGCCGGCCAGCCAAACGCCGCAGAGTGGGCCCAGTACGTACACCTCCGCGATGACGCTTACTATCTGAGATGGTCCGAACTCTTTGAGTTTCTGGTTTCTGCCGATGGTTGCCGAATCGCAGGACGCCCGCTCACCCATGTCGCCTTCGAAGCATTTCATACCTACCTTCTGGGGGCGGTGCTCTCCTTTTCCTTGATCAAACGAGGACTGGACCCGCTGCATGCGACCACCGTTGTTATCGATGGAGGAGCGGTAGGCTTTCTTGGCGATACCGGTTATGGAAAATCGAGCCTTGGCGGGGCCTTCATCCAGGCAGGGTATCCCGTGCTGACCGATGACCTGCTCCTGCTGAGGGAAGGGAAGCATGGGTTTTCTGCTTCCCCTGGCCCGCCTCGGATCAAGCTCTATCCCAGGATTGCCAGGAAGCTGCTCGGCGAGTACGCCACGGGGGTCCCGATGAATCCTTTGACGCGCAAGCTCATCATTCCTTTGGGCCGCGATCAGGTACACCAGGCGCCTGTCGCCTTGAAGGCACTCTATCTGCTCCCGCGGCCGTCGGCGCCCGCACGACGCAAGCGAGTCACCGTCCGGCGCGTGTCCCAGCATAGCGCCTTCCTGGCCTTGCTCAAAAGCGCCTTCAACACGGAGATCATCGACTCGGAACGGCTCAGGCGTCAGTTTCTCTTATGCACTCGGATTGCGTCCACAGTTCCAGTGAAGTTGCTCTCATACCCCAGAAGCCTCGCGTCGCTCCCCTCAGTTCGTGAGGCGATCCTCGCAGACCTCAATAAAGCATGAGTGAAGCAGCAATTGTCGTTCATCACCTCACAAAGCGGTTCCCCGTGAGGAGGCGGTTAGGGGAGATGGTCCGCCGACCCTTTCGCTGCCGCTGGGCGACAGCGGTCGATGACCTGAACCTTGAAGTCAGGCGGGGTGAGGTTTTCGGACTGCTCGGGCCGAACGGGGCCGGTAAAACGACCCTCCTGAAAATCCTCTGCACCTTGCTCCTCCCAACCGAGGGGAGGGCTGCCGTGAACGGGCACGACGTGGTCGAGGCGCCTCAAAGAGTCCGGCAGGCTGTGGGCTATTGCCTGGAGACGGACCGGAGCTTTTACTACCGCCTCACCGGTTTTCAGAATCTTAAGTTTTTTGCGACCCTCAACAATATTGGCTTGCGGGAGGCGACCACCCGGATCGCGGAGGTCCTGGAGATGGTGGAACTGGATGGGGCGGCTACTACCCCGTTTATGACCTACTCGAAGGGGATGCAGCAGAAGCTTGGCCTGGCTCGTGCCCTCCTGACCGATCCCCCAGTCCTCCTTCTGGACGAACCCACCAAGAGCCTGGACCCTGGCGCTGCGGCAGAGTTCCGGCGCTTCCTCAGGGGTACACTGGCGGAGGGGCTCGGGAAGACGGCCCTTTTGGTGACTCACAGCCTCGAAGAAGCCCGCGAATGCTGCGACCGAGTGGCCATCGTGGATCAGGGAAAGATTGGCTTTCAGGGTCCCTGGTTCGAGGTCCATAGGTTCATCCAGGCTCACGGGTTTCCCGGCCACTCTCTGCTTGGTGTCGGGTGAATAAGCCCCTCGCGTTCCTAAAGCGGGATCTCCTCATCGAGGCGAGCTATCGGTTTTCTTTTCTCATTCAGATAGTCTCGGTTCTCTTCTCTATCGCTTCGTACTATTTTCTCGCCCGCTTCATTGGAGGTTGGGCCGTCCCTGGGCTGGACGTCTATGGGGGGGACTACTTCACCTTCGTCCTGGTTGGCGTGGCCTTGCATGACTACCTTGCGACCTCGCTGGACGCGTTTTCCCGCAGCATCCGCGAGTCCCAGTTGGCCGGGACCC is a genomic window containing:
- a CDS encoding class I SAM-dependent methyltransferase, encoding MSLVVDEHRAYLADQARMSAFCKAIGETVKPGDVVLDLGSGTGILGLFACRAGATRVYSIEEGGMVELARAICRANGFHDRVTFIKGLSTRVELPERVDVVVADQIGRFGFEAGLPEYFDDARRRFLKPDGRLLPSCVEMWVAPVECPEMFAQVEFWNDSPAGFDFRPARSWAANTGYPVKLRADHLLSDPVSAALLDLSITIPTPLTLEASVLATRAGNLHGIGGWFSARLSNSVTMSNSPLATHSINRRNVFFPVDRPVGLEKGDRVRIKMQILPSELVITWEVEVWGMADARKARFTHSTFHGMLICKEDLERTQPHFIPKLSPWGDARRSILNLCDSQRTLAEIEQEIYSHYPELFRSLGEAAAFVAEVITRYSL
- a CDS encoding ABC transporter ATP-binding protein translates to MVRRPFRCRWATAVDDLNLEVRRGEVFGLLGPNGAGKTTLLKILCTLLLPTEGRAAVNGHDVVEAPQRVRQAVGYCLETDRSFYYRLTGFQNLKFFATLNNIGLREATTRIAEVLEMVELDGAATTPFMTYSKGMQQKLGLARALLTDPPVLLLDEPTKSLDPGAAAEFRRFLRGTLAEGLGKTALLVTHSLEEARECCDRVAIVDQGKIGFQGPWFEVHRFIQAHGFPGHSLLGVG